The following proteins are co-located in the Fischerella sp. PCC 9605 genome:
- a CDS encoding CCE_0567 family metalloprotein has translation MTIEELKTQIKRLNSKAGQMKMDLHDLAEGLPTDYQKIMDVAAATYKIYRQLEELKQQLKNMEQGK, from the coding sequence ATGACAATTGAAGAACTAAAAACCCAGATAAAACGCCTCAACAGTAAAGCAGGTCAAATGAAAATGGATCTGCACGATCTAGCAGAGGGGTTGCCAACAGATTACCAAAAAATTATGGATGTTGCTGCTGCAACTTATAAAATTTATCGTCAGTTGGAAGAACTGAAGCAACAACTAAAAAATATGGAGCAAGGCAAATGA
- the nifW gene encoding nitrogenase-stabilizing/protective protein NifW → MSEDWKKFQKLTQAEEYFEFFQLPYEQKIVSINRLHILKKFSQYIQEIDENYTVLSAEDRLNKYCEALEKAYQVFLESTPQEQKLFKVFKQKPKNVITLTEITSD, encoded by the coding sequence ATGAGCGAAGATTGGAAAAAATTCCAAAAGCTCACACAAGCAGAGGAATATTTTGAGTTTTTTCAATTACCTTACGAACAAAAAATTGTAAGTATAAATCGTCTGCATATTTTGAAAAAATTCTCACAATATATTCAAGAAATTGATGAGAATTATACCGTTCTTAGTGCAGAAGATAGATTAAATAAATATTGTGAGGCTTTGGAAAAAGCTTATCAGGTTTTTCTCGAATCCACACCTCAAGAACAAAAGCTGTTCAAAGTATTTAAACAGAAGCCTAAAAATGTAATCACGCTGACAGAAATCACTTCTGATTAG